In the Candidatus Bathyarchaeia archaeon genome, ACCCCCGAAGTCGTATACGTGGCTGATGATGGAAGAGTTTGTGTCTGTAGTGTTACCGTCACCAAAATCCCAAACGTATCGGGTTATAGGCGTTGGGGCACTTCTGTTTGAACCAGGCACAGAGGTTGAAGCGTCAAAGGTTAAAGACTGATTCGCCAAAGCCAACGTTTCAGCCCAGCTAAAGTTAGCGCTTGGAAGAGTTATCGGAGAAGGAAAATACGTAAATTGGGTATCTAAAGAACCTAACTTGATTACGTTTAGGATACTGTTCCAGTTTTGGTCAAATTGTACTTCGTAAACTCCCGAACGGGGAAAGGTGTACGAAACGGGGTTAGTTCCGAACTGAAACGTCAAGTTTCCCACGTTAACGGGGATGCGGATGGTTGATTTTGGGTAGTCAAAACCGAAAAGGGAAGCAGAAGACAACCAGCATGCCTCTTGGTAGCCTTCGTCGTTTAGGGGCATCGCTAAACTTCCTGTTTCTGGAATTATTCCTTCCAAGAAAAGGGTCATCATTCCCTCAGCGGTCGCAATGTCAGAAAATTCAGTCTGATTGGTGCTTCTGAACGTTCCGTGTGAGTAGAGGGGGCTGTTTAGGAGGGCGGTGGCGGCTTTAGTTTCGTTAAGCAAATCTGCAAAATCGTTCTTCCATGACGATAGCCCAGTGTATGCATGTAGCGCTTGAATGGCAATTAACGTGTTTTCAAGTCGTAGCTCATGGTTAGTTTCCGAGTGGCTAAGCACACCTGGGATGCCCCAAGCCACACTTTGCAGCCCCTGCGCCAAAAGCTTATTGTATAAATCCAAATACACGCGGTCAAAATTCGGAAGCGTTTGCCCACGTGCAACGTAGTAGTTGCCTATTATTATTGCAAAGGAGCCTACTTCACATTCGTACTCGTATTTGCTGTTGTACCCGTTGTATCCGTAAATTCGTCCGCCCCAAAAAGTGTCTTGAATATAATTCCATAGGTCAGCATCCTCATCGTTAAGTTTGACAAACGCATCTAAGGTTTCGGCAGCTTCATCGTAATAGCGAGGTTGCCACTGGAAAATTACTGAGTCCAAAGGATTATAGCCCAGTGAGGGCTTGCCAGCGGCTTGATAGGTGATGAGAAGGTCTTGGTACGCGGCGGTTGTGTTCCATTTTTCCGTCAAATTGTACTGAGGGGCATAACGGTACGCGTTCAAAACAAAGCGGTTCCTGACGCTGAAGTAAGATTGGTCGCCATCTTGCCAAGTAAGTGGAAGATTCTTAAGCATAGGAAGCTCAATCAAAGCTTGACGCGTAGCCTGCTCAATTATCGGAGAATCGTAACCGTCGATTTCACTGAACCGTTTTACCCTCAGTACATTAACCCAATCCTCACAAGAAACAAGCTGCTGGATAAGCGTATCATAATAGTTCAAGGGTAAGGCATTGAAAACCATTGCAAATTTGACAGTGTTTGGGTCTGCGGTCCAGTTAAGGTTACACGCGTTTATGGCTTCAGCTATTGTATAACTGATGGGTATAGATTCATTTTGTGTGGTTATTGTTTCGCTTTTTGCAGGTTTGATTGTTAAAAAGGCAGAAGAAATCATGAGGAAAAACAGAAAGGAAAAGGTTATTCGAAGAAATGTTTTTTTCTTCACGCCTGTTTCCCGTTCCAGAAACCCAAGTTATGAGAGTTCACGTTAGAGAAAAATATAATTGTCCAAGTAACTCCAAGTTTTTCCCCTATGCTATTTCCCCTCAATCTGTTTTATACTCGAGTGGATGGTTAACATTTAAAAGGGTTTCTTCAACAAAGAAAACCAATAACTGCATTATAATTAACCAATTTTGTTGATGTCAACCTGAAAGCCATTGCTCTGTAGCACTTTGGCTAACTTGTATCGCCAAGTCCCCTCCCTATCAAACCGCGTGTAAGTGACGCCCAAG is a window encoding:
- a CDS encoding PKD domain-containing protein, coding for MKKKTFLRITFSFLFFLMISSAFLTIKPAKSETITTQNESIPISYTIAEAINACNLNWTADPNTVKFAMVFNALPLNYYDTLIQQLVSCEDWVNVLRVKRFSEIDGYDSPIIEQATRQALIELPMLKNLPLTWQDGDQSYFSVRNRFVLNAYRYAPQYNLTEKWNTTAAYQDLLITYQAAGKPSLGYNPLDSVIFQWQPRYYDEAAETLDAFVKLNDEDADLWNYIQDTFWGGRIYGYNGYNSKYEYECEVGSFAIIIGNYYVARGQTLPNFDRVYLDLYNKLLAQGLQSVAWGIPGVLSHSETNHELRLENTLIAIQALHAYTGLSSWKNDFADLLNETKAATALLNSPLYSHGTFRSTNQTEFSDIATAEGMMTLFLEGIIPETGSLAMPLNDEGYQEACWLSSASLFGFDYPKSTIRIPVNVGNLTFQFGTNPVSYTFPRSGVYEVQFDQNWNSILNVIKLGSLDTQFTYFPSPITLPSANFSWAETLALANQSLTFDASTSVPGSNRSAPTPITRYVWDFGDGNTTDTNSSIISHVYDFGGTYQVSLLVKDKEGFIDSTSNLLPVYVPLTLSYSVQGGASGFLAPQLTYTFNGTKQTSTLSSSTTMYALDSGTSWSIKNPASNLSPEERWQTTQQTGGIASVPQTKEILYHHQYLVTAAYSVTGNSPPQPPKLSSTAFSSPAVHLLTSTPTKIWLDSGAAYSTPSLLSCSNASERWLSDSAAQGTISQPQNIAVQYQHQFFVTNQATPPIGGETQPDSGWYDESVSLQLVASPNSGWQFENWSGSGAGAYSGASEVQSITVGGAINQTATFLAGLTVEASEQLSVSYAYANVSGELLHGSSQTVYAPYGTNITLTATSASFFYVFGSWSGAVESGNSSVCLLLGSPLDVRATYSYNYVNIAFTLLSSLGAIIVFLVVLVKRQAAHKSV